A window of the Dyadobacter pollutisoli genome harbors these coding sequences:
- a CDS encoding Spi family protease inhibitor — protein sequence MKKVLIGHALCLSVTLFCGCKNEKPYPLEEAEQSSVASPFEISIHDAMEVATHYQPTGNDSTEARARKGSVTEEIVDQETIVDSVDRKPLLYIIKKARGFTIVSADMHTMPVLAYSAEYGRGL from the coding sequence TTGAAAAAAGTACTGATTGGCCATGCATTATGTTTGTCTGTAACATTATTTTGCGGATGCAAAAATGAAAAACCTTACCCATTAGAAGAAGCAGAACAGTCATCTGTCGCGAGTCCATTTGAAATTTCCATTCACGACGCCATGGAAGTGGCCACACACTACCAGCCCACCGGGAACGATTCTACAGAAGCCAGAGCAAGAAAAGGATCTGTAACGGAAGAGATCGTAGATCAGGAAACTATTGTCGATTCTGTTGACAGGAAGCCGCTACTTTACATTATAAAAAAAGCACGTGGATTTACAATTGTTTCGGCAGACATGCACACCATGCCTGTGCTCGCTTACTCAGCTGAGTACGGCCGGGGACTGTGA
- the nuoB gene encoding NADH-quinone oxidoreductase subunit NuoB, whose amino-acid sequence MSERIKTGDGGIILTSAEDLMNWARLSSLWPMGFGLACCAIEMMASYASNYDLERFGIFPRPSPRQSDVMIVAGTVTFKMADRIRRLYEQMPEPRYVISMGSCSNCGGPYWEHGYHVVKGVDRIIPVDVYVPGCPPRPEALIGGFMKLQEKIRGEHPLAPELFLEMEAAEVATT is encoded by the coding sequence ATGAGCGAGCGAATAAAAACCGGTGACGGTGGCATTATATTAACCAGCGCAGAAGACCTGATGAACTGGGCACGACTATCTTCCCTATGGCCAATGGGCTTCGGGCTGGCATGCTGCGCGATTGAAATGATGGCGTCCTACGCTTCTAATTATGATTTGGAACGTTTCGGGATCTTTCCCCGGCCTTCTCCGCGACAGTCGGATGTGATGATCGTAGCTGGTACCGTGACTTTTAAAATGGCGGATCGGATACGCCGCCTGTACGAGCAAATGCCTGAGCCGCGCTATGTTATCTCAATGGGAAGCTGCTCAAACTGTGGAGGGCCCTACTGGGAACATGGTTACCATGTGGTGAAAGGTGTGGACAGGATCATACCGGTAGATGTATACGTTCCGGGTTGCCCGCCACGACCCGAGGCTTTGATCGGTGGTTTTATGAAATTACAGGAAAAGATCAGGGGGGAGCATCCGCTCGCACCGGAATTGTTCCTTGAAATGGAAGCTGCCGAAGTCGCCACCACTTAA
- the carB gene encoding carbamoyl-phosphate synthase large subunit has product MPKNTNINSVLIIGSGPIIIGQACEFDYAGSQAARSLREEGIEVVLINSNPATIMTDPISADHVYLLPLEKKYIVEILEKHKAMGKPIDAVLPTMGGQTALNLAIDCDKAGIWKKYDIDIIGVDIKAIETTEDREKFRLKMLELNVNVCKGRTARSFLEGKEIAQEIGFPLVIRPSFTLGGTGGGFVEREEDFDKALNNGLHASPVHEVLVEQSAMGWKEYELELLRDSKGNFIIICSIENFDPMGVHTGDSITVAPAMTLPDTLYQQMRDLAIKMMDGIGKFAGGCNVQFSVNPADDQIIAIEINPRVSRSSALASKATGYPIAKIAAKMAIGYNLDELINPITGSTSAFFEPSIDYVIVKVPRWNFDKFKGADRSLGLQMKSVGEAMGIGRNFQEALQKACQSLEIRRNGLGADGRELRDQEAIKYSLKHPSWDRLFHIYDAFKIGLSFKTIQNLTKIDAWFLRQIEELIELEHEIEKFDLDDLPKDLLLTAKQKGYADRQIAHLLNTKESKVYDKRKAMGIKRVYKCVDTCAAEFEAKTPYYYSTFNTSQEFPDNESIVSDRKKVVVLGSGPNRIGQGIEFDYSCVHGVLAAKEAGYETIMINCNPETVSTDPDISDKLYFEPVFWEHVFDIIEHEKPEGVIVQLGGQTALKMAEKLEKYGVKIIGTSYHSLDWAEDRGRFSSLLEELEIPFPQFGTVRTSDAAVELSRTLGFPLLVRPSYVLGGQNMKIVINEKELEQHVVKILHDIPDNNILLDHFLEGALEAEADAICDGEDAYIIGVMEHIEPAGIHSGDSHAALPPFDLTEDEIRQIEEHTRKIALAMNVKGLINVQFAVKNGVVYVIEANPRASRTVPFICKAYQEPYVNYATKLMLGDKKLSDFTFNPVKKGWAIKIPVFSFNKFPNVNKELGPEMKSTGEAIYFIDDLQDDFFQRIYGERNLYLSR; this is encoded by the coding sequence GTGCCCAAAAATACGAATATCAATTCCGTTCTAATTATCGGTTCAGGTCCAATTATCATCGGTCAGGCGTGCGAGTTTGACTATGCCGGTTCTCAGGCAGCCCGTTCACTACGCGAAGAAGGAATAGAGGTGGTCTTGATCAACTCAAATCCTGCAACGATTATGACTGACCCGATCAGTGCAGATCACGTCTATCTGTTGCCATTGGAAAAGAAGTATATCGTTGAAATTCTGGAAAAGCATAAGGCAATGGGCAAACCCATCGATGCGGTACTTCCTACCATGGGTGGGCAGACTGCATTGAACCTTGCCATTGACTGTGACAAAGCAGGTATCTGGAAGAAATATGACATCGACATCATCGGTGTGGACATCAAAGCGATCGAGACCACGGAGGATAGGGAGAAATTCCGTCTGAAAATGCTTGAATTGAATGTAAATGTCTGCAAAGGTCGTACTGCCCGTTCCTTTTTGGAAGGAAAAGAAATTGCACAGGAAATCGGCTTCCCGCTGGTAATCCGTCCTTCTTTCACACTTGGCGGAACAGGTGGCGGTTTTGTAGAAAGAGAAGAGGATTTCGACAAAGCATTGAATAATGGCTTGCACGCTTCCCCGGTACACGAAGTATTGGTAGAACAAAGTGCAATGGGCTGGAAAGAATACGAGCTCGAACTGCTCCGTGACAGCAAAGGTAACTTCATCATTATCTGCTCGATCGAAAACTTCGATCCGATGGGCGTACACACGGGCGACAGTATTACGGTTGCTCCCGCGATGACGCTCCCGGATACGCTTTACCAGCAAATGCGCGACCTGGCCATCAAAATGATGGACGGCATCGGTAAATTCGCAGGTGGATGTAATGTTCAGTTCTCAGTTAATCCAGCTGATGATCAGATCATTGCGATTGAAATCAACCCACGTGTTTCCCGCTCCTCAGCACTTGCATCCAAGGCGACCGGTTATCCTATCGCGAAAATCGCTGCTAAAATGGCGATCGGATACAACCTGGACGAGCTGATCAACCCGATCACAGGGAGTACTTCGGCATTTTTCGAGCCTTCTATTGACTACGTGATTGTGAAGGTTCCCCGCTGGAACTTTGATAAATTCAAAGGCGCCGATCGCTCATTGGGCTTACAGATGAAGTCTGTGGGCGAAGCCATGGGTATTGGACGTAATTTCCAGGAAGCGCTGCAAAAAGCATGTCAGTCACTGGAAATCCGCAGAAATGGTTTGGGGGCTGACGGTCGCGAGCTGCGTGATCAGGAGGCGATCAAATACAGCCTGAAACATCCGAGCTGGGACAGGCTTTTCCACATATATGATGCATTCAAGATTGGTTTGTCATTCAAAACCATTCAGAACCTGACCAAAATTGATGCGTGGTTCCTCCGCCAGATTGAAGAACTGATCGAACTGGAACATGAAATTGAAAAATTTGACCTGGATGACCTTCCTAAAGACTTGCTTTTGACAGCAAAACAAAAAGGTTATGCTGACCGCCAGATCGCTCATTTGTTGAATACCAAAGAAAGTAAGGTGTACGACAAGAGAAAAGCTATGGGTATTAAACGTGTATATAAATGTGTAGACACCTGCGCGGCGGAATTTGAAGCGAAAACGCCCTACTACTACTCTACATTCAATACCTCACAGGAATTCCCTGACAATGAATCGATTGTAAGCGACCGCAAAAAAGTGGTAGTGCTGGGCTCAGGACCAAACAGGATCGGACAAGGGATTGAGTTTGACTACTCCTGCGTACACGGTGTGCTGGCTGCAAAAGAAGCAGGTTATGAAACGATCATGATCAACTGTAACCCTGAAACGGTTTCAACCGACCCTGATATTTCTGACAAATTATACTTTGAACCGGTTTTCTGGGAACACGTTTTCGACATCATTGAACATGAAAAACCGGAAGGTGTGATCGTTCAGCTGGGTGGCCAGACGGCCCTCAAAATGGCTGAAAAACTGGAAAAATATGGTGTAAAAATCATCGGTACCAGCTATCACTCACTCGACTGGGCCGAAGATCGCGGACGTTTCTCTTCATTACTGGAAGAACTGGAAATTCCTTTTCCACAGTTTGGAACAGTGAGGACATCTGACGCTGCGGTTGAACTGTCACGCACATTAGGATTCCCCTTGCTGGTACGTCCAAGTTACGTTTTGGGTGGCCAGAATATGAAGATCGTGATCAACGAAAAAGAACTGGAACAGCATGTTGTAAAAATCCTTCATGACATTCCGGACAACAATATCCTTCTCGATCACTTCCTGGAAGGTGCCCTGGAAGCAGAAGCCGATGCGATTTGCGACGGCGAAGACGCGTACATCATTGGTGTGATGGAACATATCGAGCCAGCGGGAATTCACTCCGGCGACTCTCATGCTGCATTGCCTCCATTTGACCTTACCGAAGACGAAATCCGTCAAATTGAAGAACATACCCGTAAAATTGCTCTTGCAATGAATGTGAAAGGGTTGATCAACGTACAATTCGCCGTCAAAAATGGGGTTGTGTATGTGATCGAAGCCAACCCGAGAGCTTCCCGCACGGTACCTTTCATCTGCAAAGCTTATCAGGAGCCATATGTTAATTATGCCACCAAGCTGATGCTGGGTGACAAAAAGCTATCGGATTTCACTTTCAATCCTGTGAAAAAAGGCTGGGCAATTAAAATCCCTGTGTTCTCATTCAACAAGTTCCCGAATGTAAATAAAGAACTCGGCCCTGAGATGAAATCAACCGGTGAAGCCATTTACTTCATTGATGATTTACAGGACGATTTCTTCCAGAGAATATATGGCGAGCGTAATCTCTACCTAAGCCGGTAG
- the bshA gene encoding N-acetyl-alpha-D-glucosaminyl L-malate synthase BshA produces the protein MKIGIVCYPTFGGSGVVATELGKALAKAGHQVHFITYSQPQRLDFFNENLYYHEVNIPSYPLFQYPPYESALSSEMVHVVLSAGLDLLHVHYAIPHASSAYLAKQILAQQGINIPVITTLHGTDITLVGKDSSYEPVVTFSINQSDGITAVSDSLKKDTYSHFNITKDIEVIPNFIDLDRFNRQKKDHFKLAICPNNEKLIVHTSNFRKVKRIDDVIMIFEKLRKLLPSKLLLVGDGPDRARIERLCKELDMLSDVRFLGKLDAIEEVLSVADLFLMPSESESFGLAALEALACEVPLITSNAGGLPELNIHGVTGFLSDVGDVEDMVKHAAFILDDENLPTFKENALARAKEFDVAKILPHYESYYERVLESSKAIEI, from the coding sequence ATGAAAATTGGTATTGTATGTTACCCTACCTTCGGAGGAAGTGGAGTGGTAGCTACTGAACTTGGAAAGGCGCTTGCCAAAGCCGGGCATCAGGTTCATTTTATTACATATTCTCAACCGCAAAGACTCGATTTTTTCAATGAGAACCTATATTACCACGAAGTAAACATACCTTCTTATCCCTTATTTCAATACCCGCCTTACGAATCGGCACTGTCCAGTGAAATGGTACATGTCGTGCTTAGCGCTGGCCTTGATCTTTTGCATGTTCATTACGCGATCCCCCATGCGTCTTCGGCTTATCTGGCCAAACAAATATTGGCGCAGCAAGGGATTAACATTCCCGTGATCACCACATTACACGGTACCGATATCACGCTGGTAGGTAAAGATTCGTCTTATGAGCCGGTGGTAACATTCAGTATCAACCAGTCGGATGGTATTACGGCAGTTTCGGATTCTTTGAAGAAAGACACATATAGTCATTTTAATATCACCAAGGACATTGAGGTTATACCAAATTTTATCGATTTGGATCGTTTTAACCGTCAGAAAAAGGATCACTTCAAACTGGCCATTTGTCCTAATAATGAAAAGCTTATCGTCCATACCTCCAATTTCAGGAAGGTAAAAAGGATCGATGACGTGATCATGATCTTTGAAAAGCTGCGCAAATTACTGCCTAGTAAATTGTTACTGGTAGGCGACGGGCCGGACCGTGCCCGTATCGAACGTCTGTGCAAAGAGCTGGATATGCTTTCCGATGTGCGGTTTTTGGGTAAACTGGATGCCATTGAAGAGGTACTTTCCGTTGCCGATCTTTTTCTGATGCCTTCCGAATCGGAGAGCTTCGGACTAGCTGCCCTGGAAGCGCTGGCTTGCGAGGTTCCGTTGATCACTTCCAATGCAGGCGGTTTGCCAGAGCTTAATATTCACGGAGTTACCGGATTTTTGAGCGACGTTGGAGATGTGGAGGATATGGTCAAACACGCAGCATTCATTTTGGATGATGAAAATCTGCCTACCTTCAAAGAGAATGCACTGGCACGTGCCAAGGAATTCGATGTTGCTAAAATCCTGCCACATTACGAGTCATATTATGAGCGTGTGCTGGAAAGCAGCAAAGCCATCGAAATCTAG
- the purN gene encoding phosphoribosylglycinamide formyltransferase, with product MKRLAIFASGSGSNAEKICEYFLEREDVDVSLIFTNNPMAGVIKRACKLQIPVVFFDKKTFYHTGKIPQILQNEGIDLVILAGFMMLVPPMLVDAFPDRMINIHPALLPKYGGKGMYGHHVHEAVVNAKETQSGITIHYVNQHYDEGNIIFQATCDIDPADTPDDVAHKIHALEHEHYPRVIDEILYKK from the coding sequence ATGAAAAGACTTGCCATTTTTGCCTCAGGCTCTGGATCTAATGCTGAAAAGATATGTGAATATTTTCTGGAAAGAGAGGATGTGGATGTCTCGCTGATCTTTACTAATAATCCAATGGCAGGCGTTATCAAAAGGGCTTGTAAATTGCAAATACCCGTTGTTTTTTTTGACAAGAAAACATTCTACCATACCGGTAAAATCCCACAAATTTTGCAGAATGAAGGAATCGATCTCGTGATCCTGGCTGGATTTATGATGCTGGTACCACCCATGCTGGTCGACGCCTTTCCCGATCGAATGATCAACATTCATCCCGCGCTCCTCCCCAAGTATGGCGGCAAGGGCATGTACGGGCATCATGTACACGAGGCAGTCGTGAATGCGAAAGAAACACAATCGGGTATTACCATTCACTATGTCAACCAGCACTACGACGAAGGCAATATCATTTTCCAGGCTACCTGCGATATTGACCCTGCCGATACTCCCGACGACGTTGCGCATAAGATACATGCACTCGAACACGAACATTACCCACGGGTGATTGACGAAATCCTTTACAAAAAGTAG
- a CDS encoding TapB family protein: MKKLVLWSILCFSMLCGQVFAQECAGLTMKEGGGFEMANFDGKGKSTGKIVYKIAKVSKEAAGTVFTIDMESFNTKGKSELKNTYKMLCDGNVLTLDANSMISQEQMKSFKDMEMKFTYDNIEYPAKFNVGDKLKDASVKGEGKSGPMPINFNMLIKNRVIAGQEKLTIPAGTYDAYKLTSDMNVEMVMGFPIKMDMQTISYRAPGVVWDLKTETYRKGKLMGYSELTKIY; this comes from the coding sequence ATGAAAAAGCTTGTTTTATGGAGCATACTGTGCTTCTCCATGCTTTGCGGGCAGGTTTTCGCCCAGGAATGTGCTGGCCTTACCATGAAGGAAGGCGGCGGATTTGAAATGGCCAATTTTGACGGCAAAGGAAAATCAACCGGTAAAATTGTTTACAAAATCGCCAAAGTAAGCAAAGAAGCCGCCGGTACCGTTTTTACCATTGACATGGAATCTTTCAACACCAAGGGAAAATCCGAGTTAAAGAACACCTACAAAATGCTGTGCGACGGCAACGTGCTGACACTGGATGCCAATTCAATGATCAGTCAGGAACAAATGAAGTCGTTCAAAGACATGGAAATGAAATTCACCTACGACAACATTGAATACCCTGCCAAATTCAATGTCGGCGACAAACTGAAAGACGCATCAGTCAAAGGTGAAGGAAAGTCGGGCCCTATGCCTATTAACTTCAATATGCTGATCAAGAACCGCGTGATCGCTGGCCAGGAAAAACTGACCATTCCCGCCGGTACCTACGATGCCTACAAGCTCACTTCCGACATGAACGTCGAAATGGTGATGGGCTTTCCTATAAAAATGGACATGCAAACCATTTCCTATCGGGCACCAGGCGTTGTCTGGGACCTCAAAACCGAAACTTATCGTAAAGGAAAGCTGATGGGTTACAGTGAGCTCACTAAAATTTATTGA
- a CDS encoding helix-turn-helix domain-containing protein has protein sequence MMNVFASNLLARREEKRYTQAFMAIHSGMSQPNYSDIERGKTSPSIEQLKKFAKILEITVDELISEERTSHSDTPIPQPVLQRTEADKDTYIKILENRLRTLLLEKENLR, from the coding sequence ATGATGAATGTTTTTGCAAGTAACCTGCTCGCCAGAAGGGAAGAAAAAAGATATACGCAGGCATTTATGGCCATCCATAGCGGAATGTCACAACCCAATTATTCCGACATTGAAAGAGGAAAAACCAGCCCGTCCATCGAGCAGCTTAAAAAATTCGCCAAAATCCTGGAAATTACGGTGGACGAGCTGATCTCGGAAGAGCGAACCAGCCATTCCGACACTCCAATCCCGCAGCCTGTTTTGCAGCGGACAGAAGCTGATAAAGATACCTACATTAAGATACTGGAAAACCGTCTCCGCACATTGCTGCTGGAAAAGGAAAACCTTCGATAA
- a CDS encoding C10 family peptidase, whose translation MDLQLFRQTCTPCLCSLTQLSTAGDCDGCGRRVAGCGPVAMAQIQEFYHPDLSRPRFTNGKCNATTAGESNLGTLMKDMGSKANSSYNYMGSCNTFTWPNNVKSGLTGYGFSSGGSGIEAYQYTQIKSELNGNHPLIFWGSTCLDCWSNYHVWVCDGYQENNYSDFNCATKQCNEWSYSFLHMNWGWGDEWNDYYAFGQYNPDGDHYNGNLHVISGIRP comes from the coding sequence GTGGATTTACAATTGTTTCGGCAGACATGCACACCATGCCTGTGCTCGCTTACTCAGCTGAGTACGGCCGGGGACTGTGACGGCTGCGGAAGAAGAGTGGCTGGTTGCGGGCCAGTCGCGATGGCGCAAATACAGGAATTTTATCATCCTGATCTGTCCAGGCCTAGATTTACAAATGGGAAGTGCAATGCTACCACTGCTGGTGAAAGCAATTTAGGAACGCTTATGAAGGATATGGGCTCCAAAGCAAATTCCAGCTACAATTATATGGGCAGTTGTAACACCTTTACCTGGCCTAATAATGTAAAAAGCGGACTAACAGGTTACGGATTTTCGAGTGGTGGGTCAGGGATTGAGGCTTACCAGTATACCCAGATCAAAAGTGAACTGAATGGTAATCATCCATTGATTTTCTGGGGTTCTACGTGCTTGGATTGCTGGTCTAATTATCATGTATGGGTTTGCGATGGGTATCAGGAAAACAATTACAGCGACTTCAACTGTGCAACCAAGCAATGTAACGAATGGTCCTACAGTTTTTTGCACATGAACTGGGGCTGGGGAGATGAGTGGAATGACTACTATGCATTTGGTCAGTACAATCCTGATGGAGATCATTACAACGGTAATTTACATGTGATCAGTGGCATTAGACCTTAA
- a CDS encoding geranylgeranylglycerol-phosphate geranylgeranyltransferase, producing MNVSARPKIRLWDYVTGSARLVRMTNLVIVVLTQYFTRILLIGPRHEWRTIVGNVDMFVLSLSTVCIAAAGYIINDYFDIKIDIVNKPERVVVGRYLKRRWAMGAHQILNVMGAVLGLVVSPYIFLINVFSITLLWFYSERYKRLPFIGNFIVSLLTGFTLLILTVHYPANRHLVFIYAVFSFFISLIREIVKDMEDIKGDEAHGCRTLPIIWGIRRTKNFLYLVLTFFVLTLFVMARALDNNLLVLLFFLLLLPVSWLTFKLSKADTRRDFREISSLCKIIMLLGLITMVWA from the coding sequence ATGAATGTGTCTGCAAGACCAAAAATCAGATTATGGGATTACGTTACCGGAAGTGCCCGTCTGGTCCGCATGACCAACCTGGTAATTGTTGTTCTTACCCAATATTTTACACGAATTCTTCTGATCGGCCCAAGGCATGAATGGCGCACCATTGTTGGCAATGTGGATATGTTTGTGCTGTCATTGTCAACCGTTTGCATTGCAGCGGCAGGTTACATTATCAACGATTATTTTGACATTAAAATTGACATTGTCAACAAACCGGAGCGCGTCGTCGTAGGTCGTTACCTGAAAAGAAGATGGGCAATGGGCGCTCATCAGATCTTGAATGTGATGGGTGCCGTTCTGGGATTGGTAGTGAGTCCTTACATCTTTTTGATCAATGTGTTCTCCATCACATTGCTCTGGTTTTACTCCGAACGTTACAAGCGTCTGCCCTTCATTGGTAACTTTATCGTATCGCTGCTCACAGGGTTTACATTGCTCATTCTTACCGTACATTACCCGGCTAACCGCCACCTCGTTTTCATTTACGCGGTATTTTCCTTTTTCATATCATTGATCCGCGAAATCGTGAAAGATATGGAGGACATTAAAGGAGATGAAGCCCATGGCTGTCGTACTTTGCCGATTATCTGGGGGATCAGGCGCACCAAAAACTTTCTTTATCTGGTACTGACGTTCTTTGTACTCACCCTGTTTGTCATGGCGAGAGCGCTCGACAACAATTTACTTGTATTACTATTCTTTTTGCTGCTCTTGCCCGTTTCCTGGCTTACTTTTAAACTTTCAAAAGCCGACACCCGTCGTGACTTCCGGGAAATCAGCAGTTTATGCAAGATCATTATGCTCCTCGGATTGATCACAATGGTATGGGCGTAA
- a CDS encoding DUF4834 family protein, with the protein MKLVFNIILIFLLLIAFVPFFRRFVFHLLVGRQLIKEQERQYRAQQQQQRQNAKPGVRVDNVPQSDANQSSRFRGGEYVDYEEVK; encoded by the coding sequence ATGAAACTGGTATTTAATATAATTCTCATATTCTTGCTTCTGATAGCCTTTGTGCCGTTTTTCAGAAGATTTGTTTTTCATTTGCTGGTAGGACGCCAGTTGATCAAAGAGCAGGAAAGACAATACAGGGCTCAGCAGCAACAGCAACGTCAAAATGCAAAGCCGGGTGTCCGTGTCGACAATGTTCCGCAGTCGGATGCTAACCAATCGTCGAGGTTCCGGGGTGGTGAGTATGTTGATTATGAAGAGGTGAAATAG
- a CDS encoding MFS transporter — translation MASNTPSTSEAFDTKPLLPFWDIWNMSFGFLGIQFGFALQNANVSRIFETLGAKVDDIPILWVAAPLTGLVIQPIIGYFSDHTWTRLGRRRPYFLAGAILASLSLLVMPNSPGLWFAAGTLWILDASINITMEPFRAFVGDNLPSRQRTSGFAMQSFFIGTGAIVASSLPYIFTNWFNISNQAPEGIVPDSVKWSFYLGGFIFLLAVIWTVAKSREYTPEQLHTFSKQQSETPLLHPTAIAASKRQKLLRQGFMFSLTGVAFTLWFISRDLNKELYIFSLGILVMGLLFVAAGVVAKDKSEGSAFVMIMSDLQNMPATMKQLAVVQFFSWFALFAMWIYMTPAVTSHLYGTSDPTSKLYNDGADWVGLCMGVYNGISALVAFIIPVIALKTSRKLTHMICLLAGGIALLSVYLLPDAKYLMLSMIGIGVAWASILSIPYAMLAGSLPPRKMGYFMGLFNFFIVIPQIVAAALLGFLIKQFFNGEPIYALVIGGLSMIVAGLLSLRVEDQDDH, via the coding sequence ATGGCTTCCAATACTCCCTCCACAAGCGAAGCATTTGATACCAAGCCGTTGCTTCCCTTTTGGGACATATGGAACATGAGCTTCGGCTTCCTGGGCATTCAATTTGGATTTGCATTACAAAATGCCAATGTCAGCCGGATCTTCGAGACGCTCGGGGCGAAGGTCGACGACATTCCCATTCTCTGGGTAGCAGCCCCACTAACCGGCTTGGTCATACAACCTATCATCGGCTATTTCAGTGACCACACCTGGACCCGGCTGGGTCGTCGACGACCTTACTTTCTGGCTGGCGCCATACTGGCGTCTCTCTCGCTGTTGGTCATGCCCAATTCCCCGGGACTTTGGTTTGCCGCCGGCACATTGTGGATACTGGATGCTTCCATTAACATTACAATGGAGCCATTCAGGGCCTTTGTAGGCGACAATCTGCCATCGAGGCAGCGTACTTCCGGTTTCGCGATGCAGAGTTTCTTTATCGGCACCGGCGCGATTGTCGCTTCTTCTCTCCCGTATATTTTCACCAACTGGTTTAATATTTCCAACCAGGCGCCGGAAGGTATCGTGCCGGATTCCGTCAAATGGTCGTTCTATCTGGGTGGTTTCATTTTTTTGCTGGCAGTGATATGGACTGTGGCGAAATCGAGAGAATACACCCCGGAACAGTTACACACATTTTCAAAACAACAATCTGAAACACCACTGTTGCATCCTACCGCAATTGCTGCCAGCAAGCGACAAAAGCTTTTGCGACAGGGTTTTATGTTTTCACTTACGGGAGTGGCATTCACACTATGGTTCATCAGCCGTGATCTCAATAAAGAACTGTATATTTTTTCGCTCGGGATTCTCGTCATGGGACTCCTTTTTGTAGCAGCAGGAGTAGTCGCCAAAGATAAAAGTGAAGGGTCGGCATTTGTGATGATCATGAGCGACCTGCAGAACATGCCTGCTACGATGAAGCAACTTGCTGTCGTGCAGTTCTTTTCATGGTTTGCACTTTTTGCCATGTGGATCTATATGACGCCCGCCGTGACCAGCCACTTATACGGGACATCCGATCCTACCAGTAAATTATACAACGACGGCGCCGACTGGGTAGGGTTATGTATGGGTGTTTACAATGGTATTTCAGCATTGGTAGCATTTATAATACCTGTTATCGCATTGAAAACCAGCCGAAAACTGACGCATATGATCTGCTTGCTGGCTGGCGGTATTGCATTGCTATCGGTATACTTGTTACCGGATGCCAAATATCTGATGCTGTCAATGATAGGCATCGGAGTGGCCTGGGCGTCTATTTTATCCATTCCCTACGCCATGCTGGCAGGTTCGCTGCCTCCCAGGAAAATGGGTTATTTTATGGGGTTGTTCAACTTCTTCATAGTCATTCCGCAAATAGTCGCCGCCGCTTTGCTCGGCTTTCTGATCAAGCAATTCTTTAATGGAGAACCGATTTACGCATTGGTGATCGGCGGGCTTTCGATGATCGTGGCGGGACTGCTGTCACTTCGGGTGGAAGATCAGGACGACCATTGA
- a CDS encoding NADH-quinone oxidoreductase subunit C, which yields MDFQDITSLIVAAFPDAAIDADTKGPQPVLIIPVENVQDICRFLHENEKLYFDYLACITAIDNGAGLATMEVIYNLTSIPYGTNLTLKAIFPRNLPDSPLPSVPTVSNIWRTADWHEREAYDLMGIHFEGHPDLRRILLPEDWQGHPLRKDYNTQDRYHGIYVRYEDGNSEQQPADTDRA from the coding sequence ATGGATTTTCAGGACATTACCTCATTGATCGTAGCTGCATTCCCGGATGCTGCGATTGATGCCGATACCAAAGGACCCCAACCTGTTTTGATCATTCCCGTGGAAAATGTGCAGGATATCTGCCGGTTTTTGCACGAGAATGAAAAATTATATTTTGACTATCTGGCTTGCATCACCGCCATTGACAATGGTGCCGGGCTGGCTACTATGGAAGTAATTTACAACCTTACTTCCATACCATACGGGACTAATCTGACGCTCAAAGCCATTTTTCCAAGAAATTTGCCGGACAGCCCGCTGCCCTCGGTACCTACTGTCAGCAATATCTGGCGCACTGCCGACTGGCACGAACGCGAAGCTTACGACCTGATGGGCATTCATTTTGAAGGGCATCCGGACCTGAGAAGGATCCTGCTTCCAGAAGACTGGCAGGGGCATCCCCTTCGCAAAGATTACAATACACAAGACCGCTACCATGGGATTTACGTGCGTTACGAAGATGGAAATTCTGAGCAGCAGCCCGCGGATACCGACAGGGCTTAA